One region of Arthrobacter sp. StoSoilB22 genomic DNA includes:
- a CDS encoding LLM class flavin-dependent oxidoreductase: protein MHFSLFLTSRSRGPEEDRAVMQAMVEHATDAEQKGFDAVFLPDHHFTGYAPPASDPFVFAAYLAGKLERMHFGFSVQTLALHHPVRFAERLALLDQLTDGKLLVGVGSGTTPEEMIGFGVNYQDSSRLANENLEIAERLWAKQPGDEPVTFDNGHYRGAVVSRIVPSPYTKPEPRVMSVAARPSSVERAAKKAQPAFILAFTPPIIDSGNAYEEVKKNFGIYRSALEAAGHSEEAVRAALEWTTHSYQHVHIAETDEQAAAEMDIILEQYQETVEREYAANKAAETISGVDLRPTPDARTEGYKGTWCLYGSPETVAAELQKYADLGIGNVLMAAMGGPLTEERRRFTAQTMRLFAERVQPLLRSNEAAVEADKVAAL from the coding sequence ATGCATTTCTCCCTGTTCCTCACCTCCCGTTCCCGCGGTCCGGAAGAAGACCGTGCCGTGATGCAGGCAATGGTGGAGCACGCCACCGATGCCGAGCAGAAGGGCTTTGATGCCGTCTTCCTTCCCGACCACCACTTCACCGGTTACGCTCCCCCCGCAAGCGATCCCTTCGTTTTCGCCGCGTACCTGGCAGGCAAACTCGAACGCATGCACTTCGGCTTTTCCGTCCAGACCCTGGCCTTGCACCACCCGGTCCGTTTCGCCGAGCGGCTCGCTTTGCTGGACCAACTGACGGACGGCAAGCTCCTGGTGGGCGTTGGCAGCGGAACCACGCCTGAGGAAATGATCGGTTTTGGCGTGAACTACCAGGACAGCTCACGGTTGGCCAATGAGAACCTGGAGATCGCTGAACGCCTCTGGGCCAAGCAGCCCGGCGACGAGCCCGTAACGTTCGACAACGGCCATTACCGCGGCGCAGTGGTGTCCCGGATCGTGCCTTCGCCTTACACCAAGCCGGAACCCCGCGTCATGTCCGTGGCAGCGAGGCCTTCCAGCGTTGAGCGCGCAGCCAAAAAGGCCCAGCCCGCCTTCATCCTTGCCTTCACCCCGCCCATCATCGACAGCGGAAATGCGTATGAAGAAGTGAAGAAGAACTTCGGCATATACCGCAGCGCCCTCGAAGCCGCGGGCCATTCGGAAGAGGCCGTCCGTGCCGCCCTGGAATGGACCACGCACTCCTACCAGCACGTGCACATCGCCGAAACCGATGAGCAGGCCGCAGCCGAGATGGACATCATCCTCGAGCAGTACCAAGAGACTGTTGAGCGCGAATATGCTGCCAACAAAGCAGCGGAAACCATCAGCGGCGTTGACTTGCGCCCCACACCCGATGCCCGGACCGAAGGCTACAAGGGAACCTGGTGCCTTTACGGCAGCCCGGAAACCGTGGCCGCCGAACTTCAGAAATACGCAGACCTGGGTATCGGAAACGTTCTCATGGCTGCAATGGGTGGCCCCCTGACGGAAGAACGCCGCCGCTTCACGGCCCAGACCATGCGACTCTTCGCAGAGCGCGTTCAGCCCCTGCTGCGTTCCAACGAAGCTGCCGTGGAGGCAGACAAGGTTGCAGCCCTGTGA